TGGAAATAACACCTTTGCGTAGAAACGAGTCGCACCTAATAAGAAATCAGCTCACAATTACACAGTTTGTATTTCTTCACTGTAACCTCAGTCGATAAGTAAACGCGTAAAAGTAATTCAATCACTTTAAGTGATTACATTAGCAGTTATTTTTACTTGTAAGGATTAATTTTTACGGAATgtgacatttttataatttactccttacggtgGAAGAGTAATTGTTACTTGTTAATTGTTTTAATCCTTACTTGCTTGCAACCGACTGTTACTTTACCAATATCAGTcactcttatgttgtagcctacttatgatgggtacaaaatatgacacccatTGTGTCGTCACGCCAGTTATAAATGCATGCATTGCAAGTTATATTGCATACAAGTTGCTGTTAGCAATTTCTATCACCCAATTATTCCACATATAAACTGCAATATTCGAAAATTTCCAGGTGTCTCTAGCGTGGACAATCGTATATGAAGTAATTGTAacagtaattttactgattacttttaaaaatcagcaATGTCAACTCGCAATTGATTAACATTTGCAcaaagtaactgtaattgagcccagttactttcTCTCAGTACTTTTACTAAAACTAGTGGCTATGTATCGTTTCTGAGTTATATTATAACCGCCGTCAACTTCACTGAGTAAACGAAGCTTGAGTGAGCTTTCCAGCATTTTCGTTCAAACAGAATAGCTTTGTTTTCCGTTGTGGACGGTTTAGATTCACCTAAGGAAATCAGGGGAAAATCTCTGTAGAAATCGATCGGTTCGGCTTTCATTTAGTGAAAATTCCTGCTGAAAGAAGATATAGAACCTTAAGAGTGCGAAAATGGCTCCTTAATGCGTCGTAACTAATAAAAAACCTATGAGTATTTATATGGGttgtatttcttcattcaccGCCTCTGCATTGAGATACCAGTAGCAATATATCGTTTCTCAGCTATTCTTTAACAGCCGTCAACTTCACAGAGTAAACGCAGCTTGAGTGAGTCTCCCAGCCTTTTCGTTCACTCAGATCAGCTTCGTTTTCCGTTTTGGACGGTTTATATTCACCAAAGGAAATCAGAGGAAGAGGGTGAGGTGATTAAAGCGCCACTCCACGGCGACAAAAGGGTTTTTTTGTGGTGGCCGTGAGTAGGGAGCGCGATAGAGGAGACGGGCAGCAACAAGTGAAGGAAGGAGTGGGGAGGGGAAACAGCTGACGGCGGTGGGGCGCCGAGGTCAAGTGGGCGAGACTGGACTGAGCGCCGCGGCGGCGTCCAGGAGTTGGCACGCATTGGCACAGAGAAGTGGCCGCAGGAAAGAGAGCACACACTAGATTTGGGATTTTCGattcatttccgtgattcgattcattcggttctattcatgtgaatggaccgttctttcatgtcgttcatCATGAATCACATGAACCGAATGAATACTGCGAATCAAATGAACGCTTAGAACCAAATGAGCATCGTGAATAAAATGAACACCGTGAATCAAATGAACACCGTGAACCAAAGGAACACCGTGAACCAAAGGAACACCGTGAGCAAAATGAAAACCGTTAACCAAATGAACACCGCTAGCTAAAAGAACACCGTGAGCCAAATGAACACCGTTAACCAACTGAATATCTGGAGATTTTCATAGCACATTTAGTGACTCACTGTCCTCGATCCCTTATtgaactttcctcttcaattattACCAGTAATTCCCATTAGTTTTCACCATATCTctaaatcctattatcttccttcccatTTTAACTAATTTGTACCTTGCATCACGTCTTTAATATGACCTCCCCGTCGCTTAGTactctccatccataccctatATCCTCTCCAAATCTCCTCTCCTTTCCTACGCAATTAATTGCTCCACTTCGTCTCCgacataaatgaataataaactttaaaatatatattaaatttattctatTCAAGCTGTAAATAATGGCAACAGTGTTAAAACGATTATTTTATGCGAGTTCATTCGGATATATTTGCATTCATTCTAATTGGTCCAACGGAGCAGCAAGAGCTTCATCCCGATAAATGCCAGGTGCCGTTTTCCACTAAGATGAACACAGTTTCACAGCATATCATCGCGGAATTAGGGAAGCCACTGGGCAGCATTAGGAAATTAAAGGGTTAAAATTCCGGAAATTTTCCGCCAAAAAACGAAAAGCGCTACCCAGAAGGTCAGCAGGTCATCTAACAAGGCAATGAACTGTATGAAGTGTCACTGAACTATACGGTTGATCCCTTTGTTGAttatgatataaaatgaaaaaatttcgtGGGCAGCcagcttaaaaaaatgtaagtattGGAGAAAATACTGGCAaactaaattaaaacaaaatattttccacttcTAATCTGATTTCTCTGATTGGTCTGATTTTCATGCAATAGGAAGAAATAACTTTAATACTCCATAATATCTTTCTGGCAATCAACAATGAAGTAGTTAGGGCCGCAAAGGACGATATTTATAATTGTTACTCGAAAATTGGGAAAACATATCTGAGCGTATGGGGAGTTACATGTGTTCAATGACTTGGACTCGCAAGCAAACAAGCTTTTCATGAAAAGAACTCATTAAGAGGAGTTGCGTGCCGACCTTAATTAAATCTGGTTCATTAAAGGGATTTCCAATAACGATGTAGAGGTTAATTAAACTTCAACCCACAAATTATGAGTGCTGTTATCACGCTTGAAGAAATAAGAGGAATATTGACCTCCACGGAATAAGATTATAAGTTATGAGCTGAATTAACGAAAGAGACGCTCAGCCAGATTAGAGCCACTGTGTTTCGAAAAAAGGCTTTAATTCCAACATTTCGCCGTTTTACAAAAAATCTAAGAAATAGGAAAGAGTGTTAAAACAGCCGTATTACAAGATATCAAGCTAAATTATATTACGGAATGAAGATTTAAATCCTTTCACAGCCTTAGAATGTGACTACTCAGGCAAAGAAAAATGCATAAAGCTTAATCCACGGTTAAGAGTGGAGCTTATCAAGAGAGGAGCTTATCTGTTGGATTTACAGACTTGTGGTGCACTTGGGTtcctgagagaaataaaaaaaatcgatacaaAGATTCTTTTTGAACATTTTGATTTTAACAATCTTCAATTTAACTATCCATATCTAAATATGTTTCAAAACCCATCAAGTTTTTACACGTATGGCAATAAGTATAGTATAAAGTGGAAAGTCAATCACTACAATATGAACAATGAactgtctttcctttttcaacTAGTAGTCAACAGAGTCCTATTTGAAGAGCATTACTCTAACATCAATGATGGATGAATTTCATATTCCTAATGATATCATAACGTCTCATGCCCTGAATTGTGACCTGCCTAATGGCAATGTCAATAGATAATACAATATCTCATCTCCGACTGTGTTATTCTACACATAATAAAATGTATTCCTCAAAGCAGTTATCGCGCAAACAATCGAGCAGGTTAAGAATTGCCTACTCGAACAAATGCTGTCTGCCCAGGGTTCCCCACCACCACTTCGCCAGGAGATCATTAGAACGCCAAGACGGGACTTCGAAGGGGTGAAAGTGAATCCCGCTCCAGCCCTTTCACCAGGAATCGATCCCACTATCAAGATCTCAAACCCTTCACCGCGAAGGCGAAAAAATCTTTCATCCAGCGGTATACCTATGAGGGAGACACAAAAGGCATTACCACAAAAATCAAGCTCAATCTAATAGTCGTACATCGTTTTCATTAGGGTATTATGAGTCGTTATACGCTGATACTGTTTATTGGCCACAGCAGGCAACAATTTTAGATTAAGATTTCGATCTTTATCTAGAGAAGTGGATTCGGATCTTCAGGAAAAAATCCAAATCTTTACCCAAAGATATGGCCTGCATATGCCACACGTTATAGTAAATATAGGACTACAAAGCTTTAACCGCAAAAGATGGATTTGAAATTAAGACGGCGCATCAGACGATTCAAGCAGAAATCCAGCAGCCCCAAATGTTGTGTTCATCATCCAAACAAAATCGtgaataaaaacacatttatagaAATAATATGCATATAAAGTTTCACTCCACGGTTCGTTGAGGCGAGTTTCGATGACCACCGcgtaatagtgcatctaatcgctgcggacACCTTAAAACCATCCTATATCTTTCTCGACGAGAAATCCACGAAATTTTCCTCATCTCCCTCTTATTTATTAATACCCAGCATATTCTCCCGCACTCGAGCAGGGTTCAACAATTCGTTCCGATTTAACCTAGAACGTTCACTAGAACATTCCAAAGGCATTAAATGGGCATTATATAAGGCGCCAGCATTCTGGTGACCTCCAGTAATACGAAGAGGGAATGCACTCGAGGTAAGTTATCTGCCCTAACTCCGTGTCTGACTTGTGCGCTGAAAACAGGAAGATGATGCGACGTGTTAGAATTTTCCCTCGTCGTGAATTAGGTCTATGAATAATGTGCCCAGAATAACATTCCATCAGAAAGAAAACTCATTTTCTCGCAGACCGATAGTGCCGGTAAAACTTTATCGGGATACTCTGTTCCCTGTGATTCATACGATGTAATAATGATATAAGATAGTGATCTTTTTGCAGAGAAAAACATCCACACCCGAGCATAGCACCAAGGAAGCAACACTTAAGACACTCGCGACAGCAAGAAAAGCGGGAAAAAGCCCAATTTGTATAAGCCCTAGAATAAAATACCCATATGGTCGGAAACATTTAGGAAACCAAGTATTTTCTCGTGTTTTCTTGGCATACAGCGTCTTGTAAGGCTACTCGGATTTCAGATGGCGGTCATTGGTATGGCGTATACCCCAACCAAATTTAAACCCAAATATACGGACCTTTACCTGAACGGACTCTGTCATCACCATCCCTCTCACAGGAGAGCAGTTTTATCCACCATGTTCCGGTGTGCTAAAGTTATATCTAGCAAGCAATTTCTCTCCAAGGagaatgaatatctaaataaaatGCTTAGACAAAATGACAACAACCAGATGGATATTTCCGAGGTCCTAAATAGGACCATTATTCCTATGGACGCAGAACCGGATGAAGGGGCGGAACACTTCCGGTGCCAGGAAATTTTCGAGAAAAAGGCATGGAATTGATTCCTAATTTCGCTCCAGCTATAAACTTAGAGGCCACTAAGTAAGACCCAAATTTCCATGTGGAATCGCAAATCCGGGCGTCTACCGGATATCCTGAGTTTGGACAAGTGTTTATGAGTGACAGACGGATAGAATAGTAGCGATGCGGTTAAAGAAACATCAAAGGCACCTCAGGATATACCCGAAAAATCTGCAGGGGCAGAGCATGCTGACAACCACGGCCACTCAATTCAATCATATAGAGGTTTCCTTCTAATGAAAGAGATGCATTAAAAACATGATGtttgaacaaaataaatcataacaaaaatatatattcgcaaGGGTGTTTATGATGGCACCGCCTCAGCATTATTGGGGTTTAAAaatggtacgggagtggtattggcccagCATTTACGCAGGGGACGGCAgaaaacccgtaaaaccaccgtaAAAACACAACGGTACAATACACCACATAAAATATCAACATTCCCAGAAAAGAATATAtcgacattaaaattaaataaaatttagaaattaggAATTTCAACTGCTGCTCTTCAACTGCTTTTCAAGAAAACGTCCATCCATTGGGAAAGGGTAAAATCCTGCGCTGTGAGACGAAATTCTGGGAGAAATAAACAAAGGAATCCATCGAGGCTCGGCTTGAAGGGAATAACTTCAATCGTGACACAGGATATGCACTAATTGTCAGCAGCCGACGCTGAAGACGTTCCGATTGGCCCGCGAAGAAAACAATCCGGCCAAACAGAAGTGTCTTCTGGAGAACCAGGACTGGGTATAAATACCGGACGACAGCATGTTCCTGGGATCAGCCCTGAAATTTTCAGCTGACTTGTTTCCGAAACGTCGACAGCAGTTTCAACAAGTACCCGGCGGGAAACCTGAGGAGCATTCCAAATCGAGCAGATATTTCGGAATTATGACtgcaaaaaaacataaattttccacAAACATTAGAAAATTTGACCTGAATTTCATCAAATATACTGAGTTCAACATGGCTCGATTAATTATCATAACATTATTAGAATTTTAAGCTCGTATTAAACTACAGAAGATCGTTGAATGCACATGCATTTGCAAATTAAATGAATGCATTAGGAAATAAcgcatatatttccattttccactTCGACGGACTACAGTAGTCAGCTTTACGATGTTGTGGATACTGTGAACGTAAAAGTACGAGAAATAAAACGCGAAATGAATGTGAAGATAATCGGGTGCTCGATTTCATACGCGTGGATTCACGAGAGCGATGCTTGGCAGAGCTCAGCTATCCACGCGCCACGACGCGTAAAATCGATAATCAAGGCGGATTACCGTAGCGCGTTCGAATACCGCTTCGGATGCAAACCTAAATTAATTCAATTGGTATGCATTATTTCCGCCTGAAATTCATTCCAGAGACTAAAAAACCATATGAAACGCGCACAGATAGTTAAGTATAACATGTAGAGTTTATCTACtagactttgaaaaaaaaaactccagcGATCAAATTAAAAATGGCCAGGGCAAACGCAAAAATATAGTATCACCGAGTAATATCACATGTAGATTACTGAGAACAACAATATCAATGTACTTCTTTGTGGGAAATTGAGATATATTTCATACAATAAAGTGCTATTCTGCATTTTAAGGTCATTGCGCTTCGCAACCTCTGAAACAACCGCGTATTACAACTTTCAATACTAAGAACGTAAAAGGTGCCAATGGGAAAAAGCATCTGAAAAATCATCATTACAATGAACGAGGAAAGAAAGCCAGTAGATGtaggaatttttaaataaaatgtaacactTCTATTAAGGATATTCCTGCTGAATGTTTGAGTTTTTTCCTCCTCTCAAATCACTATAGCGATAGGGGCGCGTGCAGCGAAAATTATTCGAGGAGAGAACATTACAGTCCAACATACACGCAGCTATGAACAGCTAGGGAATCTCGCATCGCTTCACATGGCTGGCCCTTGGTGTGAACGGAGAGCGGGATATCCGTCAGGGAGATTCGGGACGCAGAATAGTTCAAGCGCATAGTATCGCAACGTCCTCAGCGAATGTGTGACCCAGGCGGAAGAAGGGCAGGGGGTGAATACGCAACCCCCCGATTTCCTTGCCCGGGCAGATGAATGGAACAGTTCCACTCCCCTGGTTATCGAAAGCACGAAATTGGAAAAGTTCCacgaggaaaaaatacaaatcccGAGGATCCCTTCtgcttttattttcctcattttactCCTCTGAAAAAATCCGATTGGGAATGGATTTCATAACACCATCCTTGTATTCCTATTTAGGAAGATGATTTTCATGGAATGTGACTACGAGAGAGACATTACGAAATGGATATGAATATTGGGGAAAAGACACAAAACCTCCAATTCCGAGTCCAATCCGTAAAAACTTCATGTACGGTCACAGCAATCTGGAAAGCATGCTACAGAATCTCTTTGGATTTCTATAAAGCGGCTAGATCATGAGAACAGCGAAGCAAAAATAAAGATCAATAAGAAAACAGGAAGAATTGCGGACCAACAAATTTATTCTTGTGCTTAACGTACCCACGGATTCTGATCACTTTTGATCATATATAACAGTTAATGCATGAGAAATGGCAcggttaaaataaaatctaagtgaAAAAACAGGACGaaaaaaggcaaaagaaaattgagaaatggaaatgatACTCGCGCGTCATGGTATTCATTGAGTTTAGAATAATAACTGGCTTTGGGAATTTAAGAATAGCACCAGAATATTAAAAGAATAAGGGGATTGAGCAACTAATGAAAATGCAAGGAATTCCGGCTTCGGTCGGATTTCGAGAATACTAGACAACACTAACTTAATTAAAATACGGAGTCAAATCCTATTTATTTATCCAAAATTATCTCTCTATTTATGTAAATGTAGCAGTTTAAGTTTATATTTACTCCTTTTTCCTTCTTCAAGGTATGAATAATACCATTATAGCGAAAGAAGTAAATATATGTGATTGCTGACGTGATGCAAAACATTATActaaatattccattttctaATGCAAATACGTGAATTTCCTCCATGATGATAAATGGTAAAAATTCTAGAGCTCAAGAATTCTGAACTTCAGCCGTAATGAATAATCTTACCGTCATTTCATTACTGCCGACATACATTCAGGATACAATGTTGAAACAATATATTTGTTTCTTAATTTAACCAAGTTACAGGAAGTTGACGATTATGTGCTCGCTACTACACGAGTTGAAAACTTAATTGAGGTTTACAACATACGCCAAAAATATCcgggtcaattgaaaattacaCGTCcttgttgaaattaaaaatctaaaagcaaaaATTACTGAATCATGCAATGGTTAGCGATACTCCACGATAAAATGAGCTggattcagtgattcaaccataCCCTAATTCTACAGTACTTACCCGTGAAATCTCGAGAGACAGCTTAGCTCACAGCTCCCAACAACAAGATAACCCATCATGCTTAcctaaaaagagaagaaaagtagTTTCACAGAAAGTTTGCACTCATATTGACGACCTAATATTGATACATGCAAGAGAACGTAGTGGAGCGTAACAGAGGAATGAACAAGTACCCCGACGAAGATTTTTATTCCCagcatataaataattttttctttcttgaagAGCGAAGGTGGCACAATTAAGACACAATTCAAAATACTTAGATTTGGGTACCAAACAAGTctttaaatcctttaaaaaaacactctgttagactggaaaaaattaccatgcaCTCAAAAAGACATCCTGAAGAATGAAGGAACACATACACGAAATTCTCCATTCCAAATTATGGTTATCCAAAACCCTAGACTAAATATTGCTTTCATCGAAATGATAAGAGAAGAAAAAGAGGTCACATAAGAAGAACAAATATTAAGTATACTTTCTAGCATCAAAAAGATGAAAACTAATGACTTACCAAAACAGTAGGTACAAACAGCCTAAATTAGTTTGAAAGGTCCAGCACAGTGCCTGGAGTATGACTGCTTCATACACTAAATTAAACATCTTTTTCTCGTATTAAAATTTCTGGTATTACAGGGTCATACTGTATCACAAAACACACTAAAAGAATCGATTCAAAGTCTCGATCTGAATACTGATATCCGCTCCGATATATTGATATACCGATACTAATTTCatcgaatgaaaattaaatttataaaattttatacataaatttcaCTACACTATCTAGGTTCCTGATTTTTTATGgcaattgttccgaggctcatggtactagatgttagttACTTAAAcgaatttaatgttatttatgaGAGAAAGTAGTGGTTGCATTCCCCCAAGAAACATGGCTAATTCTCCCATCAAAATGACAGGCTAGATTTGGTTCATAAATGTTATACCATAAATAGTAAATACAGCCTAAAATAAGAGTTTTAGTCCGCCTGACCATACTGATTATCCCGATGCTTTAACCTGTTTACTGCCaataatgttttcactaatttAAGTGTGCACTTATACTGCTCTAGCGAGTAATCCGTACAATTTACAAAGCAAAACCCAGGATTACAGGAAAAATTTCTCATTCCAAAGCGAATCCAAGAATATTTTAGCTTTGTGCAAATTTGCATACTCCGCTGATTTATATTCGCCTATTCCGAACAGCCTAATACATTCATTACTGCTTATAACATCGGAAACTTTATCGTTATCAAAAAAAAATCTCGCATCCTTTTTCATACGAAAGGAGCCTCTAAAAATAATTTGTCCGAATTACAGATTTTTTTGCATACTAAAGAAAAATCAAAGAAGGCAGTTTACATTTACTTTACCTGAAGAGTTTCCAAAATATACctccttttaaaaaatcatagcaTTCCGATTTCAGGCCAAGTGTGCCAGTTTTAAGCCAATCGCCTGATTGTACTTTAAGAAGAATATTACTCTTACCGTAATATGATAAACTCTAgttgtttttaaaatttgcagACGCGAATTAATGCTTGCAACGGGCTCATTTATATTCTAGCACTAAATGTACCAGAAATAAATCCACGCTTATAACAACGTACAATTTCGCTACGAGGAAAAGCCTGCTAATGCCAAGCCTCAAATCAGTAAATGCCCCTTAGAATATAGTCATCTATTTACCTTAATTATATATTCTaacaaaaactttttccattttgcAGGAGTAAATAAAATGGATGAAGAGTCACTAAAGACTGCGGCTAAGGCCTTACGTCATCTTTTGGAGGAAGGAGCACAGGAAACGACCATAGACGTAGACGCTCCAACAGCCAGCACCCACTGGACTACGGACGTCAATGGGACAAGCACCGAAGCCGCCCTTCCAGAAGGAGAGCCTTTGGCCCCGTATGCCATAGCCAGCGCCTCAGTTCTCATCCTCTTCTGCGTAATTACCTTGGCCTGCAACGCCGTCATCCTCGCTTCCGTCTCCTGGATACGGCGGCCTATGTCTCCTACGCTGTCCCTCAGCATCAGCCTGGCGGCTGCAGACGCTTACAACGCCCTGTTCCTAGGCACGGGTCTCTTGGTGAATTCTTTGCTGCCCCGGGTAATCGGAGAATCCGTCGAGGATATGGCCCACGGTCGGTGCATATTGCTCGGCTTCGAGGCCCTCCGCGTGGGTGGCATCTTCGTGTCCGTGGCGCACCTTCTGGCCCTGGCCGTCAATCACTACCTGGGCATCCTCAGACCCCTCCACTACGCGGCCACCCTGACTCCAAGGATCACGACGATCCTCATCATCTTCCTCTGGAAGATACCGATCGCATTCTTCTTCGTCTACTTCTCCTCGATAAGCGGACAGGGCTTCCAGTCGCCACACTGCGAGTACGCCTTCATCAAGCAGCTGGGATTCAGGGCCGTCTTCAGCTGCCTCTTCTTCGCTCCCCTCATCTTAATGGCCTTCATTTATCTACACATATACTGCATAGTCCGCAGAACGCAGTGCTCGAGACAGAGGTCGCGGTTGGGAAGACAACTGGATGAGGGCTCAAGAGGTTTGGTGCGAGGTTCTGGTCGAGACAGCGGTAGATCCAGATCTGAATCATGTCGCGGGCGGACTCCGAGGGCGAGGCAGTTGGCGCGAAACTGGAAGGCAGTCGTCACGACCATGCTCATACTGGGCACCTACATCCTTGGGTGGATCCCGGCTGTGATGCTCTTCTTGCTCGTCTGCGACAACTGTGTCCTGGAGTTCAAGGACCCCGACAAACGGGTAATGTTGGCGGCATACAGTTTCGCCAACCTTCTCATCATCCTCAAGTCCCTGTCCGACCCGATTATCTACGCGGCCAGGA
This genomic interval from Ischnura elegans chromosome 5, ioIscEleg1.1, whole genome shotgun sequence contains the following:
- the LOC124159860 gene encoding beta-3 adrenergic receptor-like gives rise to the protein MDEESLKTAAKALRHLLEEGAQETTIDVDAPTASTHWTTDVNGTSTEAALPEGEPLAPYAIASASVLILFCVITLACNAVILASVSWIRRPMSPTLSLSISLAAADAYNALFLGTGLLVNSLLPRVIGESVEDMAHGRCILLGFEALRVGGIFVSVAHLLALAVNHYLGILRPLHYAATLTPRITTILIIFLWKIPIAFFFVYFSSISGQGFQSPHCEYAFIKQLGFRAVFSCLFFAPLILMAFIYLHIYCIVRRTQCSRQRSRLGRQLDEGSRGLVRGSGRDSGRSRSESCRGRTPRARQLARNWKAVVTTMLILGTYILGWIPAVMLFLLVCDNCVLEFKDPDKRVMLAAYSFANLLIILKSLSDPIIYAARMQEIKAALGRMKETVFGIPVGAGSGPGASGVESNHGYSTRVRRRTRRGLAFCCCCCRSYRDFDHGFYGGEVMSRNRLSTYASSASGGAPVSTNMGLSFRVRSLQRHAINGRTEAAGDEILAEVVQVRDAHENEKAGILTAGHRVTVI